A stretch of Castanea sativa cultivar Marrone di Chiusa Pesio chromosome 2, ASM4071231v1 DNA encodes these proteins:
- the LOC142623515 gene encoding uncharacterized protein At4g14342: MQASDRFNINSQLEHLQAKYVGTGHADLNRFEWAVNIQRDSYASYVGHYPILAYFAIAENESIGRERYNFMQKMLLPCGLPPEREDD; encoded by the exons ATGCAG GCCAGTGATAGGTTTAACATCAATTCCCAGCTTGAGCATCTCCAAGCTAAGTATGTTGGAACAGGCCATGCTGATTTGAATAGATT TGAATGGGCGGTGAACATCCAACGCGATAGCTATGCATCCTACGTTGGGCATTACCCCATACTGGCATACTTTGCTATTGCAGAGAATGAATCAATTGGGAGAGAACGCTACAACTTCATGCAG AAAATGCTTTTGCCTTGTGGTCTCCCCCCTGAAAGAGAAGACGATTGA